CCCAACGGAATGCCGGCAGGGCGTGCTTTTTCGCCGCACCGCAGCTATCCGCGAACGATGACTCGCACCGCCACCGATTTTTCCACCCAGATCCGCGTCCGCTATTCCGAAATCGACGGTCAGAAGATCGTCTTCAATTCGCGCTATCTCGAATATGCCGATGTCGTGCTCACCGAATTCTGGCGCTGGGCGGCGCTAGACGATCTCGGGCCCGAATGGAGCGCGGCCGAATTCAATGTGGTGCGCGCCGAACTGAACTACTCGGCGCCGTTTCACCATGATGACCTGATCGAAGGGCGCACCCATGTCGCGCGGCTGGGCAATTCGAGCATGACGATGCGCGTCGAACTGCGGCATTCCATTACCGGGGAACTGCACACCACGGTCGATATCACCAGCGTGCACCTAAATCTGGAAACGCGCCGCCCGCTGACGATCCCGCCGCGCGTGCGCGAACGGCTGGAGGCGCTGGCGTCGCCGGCTAACGCCGATAGTTGAAGCTGACGCTGACGCGGTGGTCTTCCTCCGCGCGGCTCTGCATCACTTCGTGGCGCAGCCAGCTTTCCCAAAGGAAGATCGCCCCCGGTTCGGGCTGCGCATAGACGAAGGGCTGCAGATCTTCGGGCGCGTCCTCGGTGCGCAGCGGGGCCGCCATCAGCATGGCAAGCCGCGGGTCTTCCAGTTTCAGCGCCCCCGCACCCTCTGGCACGGTGACGTAGATGGTCCCCGAAACCACGCTGTGCGGATGGATATGCCCCGAATGGGTGCCGCCCGGCTCCATGATGTTGACCCACAGATTGTCGAGCTTCAGCCGCTTGCCGCCCAGGTCGAAGCAGCATTCCCTGGCGAACTTTGCCACATGGCGATTGAGGTGCCGCACCAGATCGCCGAACCGAGGATCGCGGACCGGCAAATCGGTGAGCGACGCGTAGCTGGTATAGCCGCGATAGCCATGCTGTTCGGACCAGGCCTGCCCGGCAAGGTCGGCCTCAGCCAGATCGTAGCATGCCTCCTCGACGTCCTCGAGCAGCGCGTCGTCGTTAAGCGCGCCCTGATAGAAGCGCGTGGCGAACAGCGATTTGACGGTCATGGGATTTCCGAAGCTGGCGGTATCTATTCGGCTGCTTCGCTGGTGGCGTCCGCCGCGTCAACATCGCCGGGCATCGCCCAGAGCAAGTCACCCTTGCCGAGCTGGCGCCCGTCATGGGCAAGCACTTCGACCGGACGAATCGGCTGGCGGTCACGTGCGTCGACCAGGATCGGGTTGGCGGGAACGCCGGTTTCCCAGCGCTCGCCCCATTGCCGCAGCGCGACCATCGTCGGCAGCAGCGCATAGCCTTTCTCGGTCAGGCGATATTCGATCTTGCGGCGATCGTCGGGATGCGGCTCGCGGCGCAGGATGCCGTGCTCGACCAGTCGCGACAGGCGATTGGCGAGGATGTTGCGCGCGATTCCAAGCTCCGACTGGAACTCCTCGAAATGACGCAGGCCGCTGAAACAGCCGCGCAGGATCAGGAAAGACCAGCGCTCGCCCATCGCTTCCAGCGCGGCGGGCAGGCTGCAGCTTGCCGCCGCTTCACGCAGCGATTGTCGAACGGCTTCATCCATAACCGCACACCATAGACCAAATTGCGACAGCGCCAAATCGCGGAAATCGTTGCCAGACAAGAACAGTTTTTAGTTGCAACTTACTTTGCCGGAATATAGGTATCGTTTAGCAACTGAAATGGTTGCTCCACTGGAGAATGCAACATGGTTCGCCTGATTCAGGCCGCGGCGGCAGCTGCGGCGATGCTTCCGCTCGTCCCCGCAACCAGCGAGGCCCAGTCGGCGGGGGTGCATTATTCCGCCGTTCCCGTCGCCGCGCCGGAAAAGGAACGGATCGTCACACGCCGCGCCGTATGGCATTGCGACGCGCAGCGTTGCGTCGCACCGAGGGCATCTTCACGCGACGCCGTAATCTGCCAGTCGATCGCGCGCGAAATCGGTCGGCTCGCCAGCTTCACCGCCAATGGCAGCCCCTTCGACGCGGCGGCGTTGTCCGAATGCAACGCCTATGCGCAAAGCTGACCATTTCTGTTGCAAATAGGCAGCATACGGCCCCATCTATGCACAGGAGCGCTTCGGCGTCCCGGTAATCGGTAGAGGGCAGAGTTTCACGCGCGTGCTGCGGCAATATGAACTGGTGGAACGGGTCAAGGGATACGACCCGAAGGCGGACGAGGCACTGCTCAACCGCGCCTATGTCTTTTCGATGCATGCGCATGGCAGCCAGAAGCGCGCTTCGGGCGATCCCTATTTCAGCCATCCGATCGAAGTCGCGGGCATCCTGACCGATCTCAGGCTCGACGACGAGACGATCGCGACCGCCATCCTGCACGACACGATCGAGGATACGGTGGCGACGCCGGAGGAAATCCTCGCCAAATTCGGTCCCTCTGTGGCGCGAATGGTCGACGGCGTCACCAAGCTGTCGAAGATCGAGGCGCAGAGCGAGAATGAGCGCGCGGCGGAGAATCTGCGCAAGTTCCTGCTCGCCATGTCAGACGACATCCGCGTGCTGCTGGTCAAGCTCGCCGACCGGCTGCACAACATGCGCACGCTCAAGTTCATCAAGAACGAGGAGAAGCGCCGCCGGATCGCGCGCGAGACGATGGACATCTACGCCCCGCTCGCCGAGCGGATCGGCATGTACGAGTTCATGAAGGAGATGCAGACGCTCGCCTTTCGCGAACTCGAACCCGAAGCCTTCGAATCGATCACCAACCGGCTCGAGCTGCTGCGCAAGGGCGGCGAGGACCGCATCGCCAAGGTATCGAAGACCCTCACCCAGTTGCTGGCGCGCAACGGCATAGACGCCGAAATCTCGGGGCGCGAGAAACACCCCTATTCGATCTGGCGGAAGATGTCCGAGCGACATGTCAGCCTCGAACAGCTTTCGGATATCACAGCGTTTCGCGCGATCGTCGGCACAGAGGAGGAATGTTACCGTGCGCTGGGTGTCATCCATCGCAAATGGCCGATGGTGCCGGGCCGGTTCAAGGATTATATCTCGACGCCCAAGCGCAATGGCTATCGCTCGCTACACACCAGCGTGATCCTCGCCGAAAATACCCGTGTCGAAATCCAGATCCGCACGCATGAGATGCACGCCCAGGCCGAGTACGGCCTCGCCGCGCACTGGGCATACAAGCAGGACGCGGTGCGCCCCGATACGCAGGTCAGCTGGATCCGCGA
This genomic interval from Sphingosinithalassobacter tenebrarum contains the following:
- a CDS encoding RelA/SpoT family protein, with translation MLRQYELVERVKGYDPKADEALLNRAYVFSMHAHGSQKRASGDPYFSHPIEVAGILTDLRLDDETIATAILHDTIEDTVATPEEILAKFGPSVARMVDGVTKLSKIEAQSENERAAENLRKFLLAMSDDIRVLLVKLADRLHNMRTLKFIKNEEKRRRIARETMDIYAPLAERIGMYEFMKEMQTLAFRELEPEAFESITNRLELLRKGGEDRIAKVSKTLTQLLARNGIDAEISGREKHPYSIWRKMSERHVSLEQLSDITAFRAIVGTEEECYRALGVIHRKWPMVPGRFKDYISTPKRNGYRSLHTSVILAENTRVEIQIRTHEMHAQAEYGLAAHWAYKQDAVRPDTQVSWIRDLVEILDHAGNAEELLEHTRLAMYQDRIFAFTPRGELIQLPKGATPIDFAYAVHTDLGDQSVGAKINGRVVPLRTEIAQGDQVQILRSRAQVPQENWLNFAITGKARAAIRRSLRHKEREENEALGRKLYEEIVQRLPAPVGADGMADALKRLQLPDEAALMDAMARQQLSEAEVIEALMPGTADGAVQDMPPQQYAISIKGLTPGVAYDLAKCCRPIPGDRIVGIRRPGAGIEVHAITCEKLAEVTDADWVDLQWGEKASGGIARINVTLKNEPGALGTIATLIGTHKANILGLRMDDRDTTFHTNTLELEVRDLPHLMRLLAALRATEIVSSAERV
- a CDS encoding TIGR02466 family protein, which produces MTVKSLFATRFYQGALNDDALLEDVEEACYDLAEADLAGQAWSEQHGYRGYTSYASLTDLPVRDPRFGDLVRHLNRHVAKFARECCFDLGGKRLKLDNLWVNIMEPGGTHSGHIHPHSVVSGTIYVTVPEGAGALKLEDPRLAMLMAAPLRTEDAPEDLQPFVYAQPEPGAIFLWESWLRHEVMQSRAEEDHRVSVSFNYRR
- a CDS encoding CC_3452 family protein, translating into MVRLIQAAAAAAAMLPLVPATSEAQSAGVHYSAVPVAAPEKERIVTRRAVWHCDAQRCVAPRASSRDAVICQSIAREIGRLASFTANGSPFDAAALSECNAYAQS
- a CDS encoding acyl-CoA thioesterase — encoded protein: MTRTATDFSTQIRVRYSEIDGQKIVFNSRYLEYADVVLTEFWRWAALDDLGPEWSAAEFNVVRAELNYSAPFHHDDLIEGRTHVARLGNSSMTMRVELRHSITGELHTTVDITSVHLNLETRRPLTIPPRVRERLEALASPANADS
- a CDS encoding winged helix-turn-helix transcriptional regulator, translating into MDEAVRQSLREAAASCSLPAALEAMGERWSFLILRGCFSGLRHFEEFQSELGIARNILANRLSRLVEHGILRREPHPDDRRKIEYRLTEKGYALLPTMVALRQWGERWETGVPANPILVDARDRQPIRPVEVLAHDGRQLGKGDLLWAMPGDVDAADATSEAAE